In Ignavibacteriales bacterium, the sequence TGGAGAAAATTTTGCAGTCCGTTACAATGGATATATTAAGATCCCGGTCGATGGATTGTATACATTTTATATCAATTCTGACGACGGCACCGAATTGGTGATTGACGATAATTTGGTTGTAGATAATGACGGTCAGCATGCACCAGTGGAGCAGTCCGGTACAGCTGTTTTGAAAGCCGGCTATCATCAAATCAAGGTTGGATTTTTCCAAGCCGGTGGAGGGAAAGCATTCGACGTAAGTATTGAAGGTTCCAGGTTACAAAAGCAAATTATTTCAACAGATTTTCTTTTTCATTGAGAAAAATAAAATATATGAATCAACATTCAGGTTTGCAGCCGATCTTCCGATATATCACGGCAGCGTTTCTTTGTATTTCACCCTACAGCCTCCTTTGTACAGGATGTTCTGATGATACACAATCGAGTCAGTTCAGTCTGAATGTACTATGGTACAAACAGCCTGCCAGTGAATGGGTTGAGGCGCTTCCGATTGGTAACGGTCGATTGGGTGGAATGGTGTTTGGTGGGATCGACTACGAACGCATTCAACTGAATGAAGAATCTCTCTGGTCGGGCAGTAGAACTGTTACCGACAAGCCAGATGCTTATACATATTTGCCGGAAGTAAGACGGTTATTGTTTGAAGGGAAATATGCTGAAGCGCAAAGAATCACCGAACACGATATGATGACTGAAGGCACCTGGAATATGTACCAATCGTTGGGAAATTTATTTCTGAAGGTTGATCACCCGGGAACTATTTCGGAGTACCGGCGAGAATTAAATATTAGTGAGGCACTCGCGCGTGTTTCTTACAAATCCGGTGATGTCAATTATCAAAGGGAATATTTCTCAACACCTGTTGACCAGGGAATAGTGATTCGATTCACGTGCAGTAAACCAGGAGCGTTAAATCTATCAGCGCGTCTGGTGCGGGTAAAAGATGCCAAGATCGTTGCTTCCAATCATTCCATAGTTATGAATGGACAAGTAACGGCAGGTGATGTCAATGTCATCGGATTGAATCCGGGTGTGCACTATGAAGCCCAATTGACCGTTCATAATGATGGCGGAAATATTTCTATCAGCGGTGATAGCCTTATCATTCGAAATGCCGATACGATTACCCTCCATTTTGTAGCGGCGACGGATTATTGGGGAAAAGATCCACATGCGGTTTGCGAACAAAATCTAAAGCTGCTTGCGGGAAAGAAATATGAATTAATTATTAAGGATCACATTGCAGAGCACCAACGACTGTTTAATCGTGTCAAGATTGACTTAGGTTCCAGCGATAATTCTACTTTACCAACGGATGAAAGATTAGAGGATTTGAAAAAGGGCGCCAACGATCCTCAATTGCTCAGTCTCTATTTCCAGTACGGACGGTATCTCCTCATTTGTAGTTCTCGCCCAGGTGATTTACCGGCAAACCTTCAAGGTATTTGGGCAGATGGATTAACGACACCATGGAATGCCGATTATCATATCAACATCAACATTCAAATGAATTATTGGCCTGCTGAAGTGACCAATCTTGCCGAATGTCATCTCCCTTTCATTGCATTCGTGGATAGTCTTAGAAGAAGTGGAAGAGAAACAGCAAGACACATGTATAACAGCCGCGGATTCGCAGCACATTTCAGTACCGATGCATGGTATTGGACAACTGCCACTGGCAAAGCTGAATGGGGCATGTGGCCGATGGGTGCCGCGTGGAGCTGCCAGCATTTGTGGGAACATTACGCATTCAGCGGCGACAAGAAATTTCTCGAATATGCTTACCCTATTTTAAAAGAAGCGTCATTGTTTTTTGTCGATTACCTTATAAAAGATCCAAGGACTGGATACTTGGTTTCAGGGCCGTCAAGTTCCCCGGAAAATAAATTTATCACCAAAGATGGTGATACCTCCAACATTACCATGGGTCCAACAATGGACATGGAAATTATTTGGGATTTACTTACGAATACCATTGAGTCTTCAAAAATACTTGGAACTGATGAAGAATTCAGAAATCAGTTGATGCAACTTCGCTCTCATTTAAGTCCTTTACGAGTCGGAAGCGACGGTCGGTTGATGGAATGGACTGAGGAATTTAAAGAAGCGGAGCCGGGACATCGTCATATTTCTCATCTTTTCGGTTTGCATCCCGGTAAACAGATCACTATGCGTCAGACTCCCGATCTGGCACAAGCAGCACGAAAGACAATCGATTACCGGCTCGCTCATGGCGGCGGACACACTGGGTGGAGCCGCGCATGGATTATTAATTTTTTTGCACGGCTTGAAGACGGTGAAAAAGCATATGAGAATCTTGTAGCATTACTTCAAAAATCCACATTGAATAATCTCTTCGATACTCATCCTCCATTTCAAATCGACGGTAATTTTGGAGGAACCGCAGGGATCGCCGAAATGCTTCTCCAGTCACATACGGGTGAAATCCAACTCCTCCCCGCTCTTCCAAAAGCATGGTCCGAAGGCAGTGTAAAAGGATTACGAGCCCGAGGCGGTTTCGAGGTGGACATTGAATGGAAGCAAGCACAACTTTTGAAGGCAACAATCAAAAATATTTCGGGTACCGCCTGTAAAGTGCGTTACGGAGAACATATTATTGCACTACAGATGAAACCAAATGAATCAATTGAATTAGATGAAAGTCTCCAGCGTATCTAATGAAGTTTGATAATATTAAATCACGTACTGTCCAACAAACCTCGCGAGAGTTCAGACGGATCGAAAAACAGTAGAATTGTTCATCAATGGTTCTTTGATATCGAAAAAGAGCATGAATTCCGATATTCACAAAATCATTTGGGAGCACATAGAACTCATGCCCGGGAAAAATCAGATCCATGTGATTGCATATAAAAACAACAAATAATGTACGGATGACTGCGAATGGAATTTCGTGAAGTACTTACAGAACTCTTTATTTGAATCATATAAAATCTTTATCGGAAGGAACACCGACGATGAACACAGCAACTGAAAAAACCAGAAAAAGGTATTTCCATTTTTGCTTTGTTTCTCTCTTCATTCTCTTTCTTGCATCCACAGCTTTTTCATCGGGACCTCGAAAGATTGAAAACTTTGGCAAGAGCTGGAAATTTAACCTTGGGGACGTCCAGAATGGACAAGAAGCGAATCTCGACGATTCGCAATGGCGCCTGCAGGACATCCCTCACGATTGGAGTATCGAAGGAAAATTCAGTATTGATAATCCGGCAACTCCGGGCGGTGGTGCATTACCGGGAGGTATTGGTTGGTACAGAAAAGCTTTCTCCCTCCCTCTCAGTGCAAATGAGAAATTGACATTTATCGACTTCGATGGTGTCTACCGAAACAGTGAAGTGTGGATTAATGGCCACTATCTTGGCAAACGGCCTTACGGATATAGCTCCTTCCGTTATGAATTAACTCCTTATTTGAAATATGGGAAAGAATTAAATCTGCTTGCTGTAAAAGTCGATAATTCACAACAACCGAATTCACGATGGTATTCCGGATCGGGAATTTATCGAAATGTGTGGTTGGTAACGACAGAAAAAATATTTGTGGATCATTGGGGAACCTATGTTACAACACCGGAAGTCAACGAACAATCGGCTAGAATCGTTGTTCAAACGGAAGTAAGAAATGTTTCAACAAAGTACCAGGCAATTACTTTAAAAACTACGATTGTAGATAACAGTGGGAAGAAAATTACTGCCGTCGAAACAAAACACTCTCTCCCTAAAGCATCTGCTGAAAATATAGAACATCATCTTGTTGTTACTCATCCTATCCGATGGTCTATTGAAAATCCCTATCTGTATAAAGTCCTCTCGACCGTCCTCATCAACGGAAAAGAACAAGATCAATACGAGACCACGCTCGGTATTCGTACATTTGAATTCGATAGAGCACAAGGTTTCTTCCTGAATGGAAAACATGTTAAAATCAACGGAGTATGCACTCATCATGACCTTGGCTGTCTCGGGGCCGCAATAAATCGACGTGCGCTGGAGCGCCAGTTGGAAATCATGAAAGGAATGGGCGTGAACGGCATTCGCACATCCCATAATCCGCCGGCTCCGGAACTGCTGGATCTTTGCGATCAAATGGGATTCATCGTGATGGACGAGGCGTTCGACATGTGGAAAAAAGGAAAGACAAAATTCGATTATTCATTGAATTGGGATGAGTGGCATGAACGAGATATTCAGAACATGGTGCTGCGCGATCGCAATCATCCGAGCATTTTCATCTGGAGTATTGGTAACGAAGTGTCCGAACAATGGGATCAAAAGGATAGCAGCGGTACAATCATTGCGAAAGAATTGTGCTCTTCAATTCGAAAGCTTGATAGGAGCCGCCCCATCACGGCCAATTGCAATTCCATCGATTCGTTGAATCCGGTGATTCGTTCTGATGCTCTCGATTTAATCGGATATAGTTATAATCAAAATGCGTATGAAAATTTTCATACAAGGTTCCCCGGGAAAAAACTCATTGGTTCTGAAACTGTTTCATCATTAAACTCACGCGGCTGCTACGATATACCGTCAGACAGCATACGACGATGGCCTGTTCGCTGGGATTCTGTACTGATAACCGGAAATGCAGATCTGACATGCTCCTCCTATGATAATTGTAGCGCACCATGGGGTTCGACACATGAAGAAACGTGGAAACTGATGAAAAAGCTTAATTTCATTTCAGGCCAATATATCTGGACGGGTTTCGATTATCTCGGTGAACCAACACCCTATCCATGGCCCGCCCGTAGTTCCTATTTCGGCATTGTGGATTTGGCAGGCTTCCCAAAAGACGCATACTACTTGTATCAAAGCGAATGGACGAATCAACCGGTGCTGCATGTATTTCCACATTGGAATTGGAAAGCGGGCGACACTGTTGAAGTATGGGTATACTCTAATTGCGAAGAAGTTGAATTAATGCTGAATGGAAAATCGCTTGGAGCCAAGAAAAAGATTGGCGATGATCTTCATCGTATGTGGCGGTTGCCTTACACACCGGGCATCTTGAAAGCCATCGGCCGCACTGGAGAGAAAGAAATTCTCACTCAGGAAATCAAGACGGCCGGAACTCCGGCAAAAATCATACTTGAAGCCGATAGAAACATCATTACTGCCGACGGAACAGATCTTGCGTTTGTTACAGTCAAAATTCTCGATGAACAAGGTACAATAGTACCATTGGCTGATAACCTCATTAAATTTAATGTTTCAGGCGAGGGTAGGCTGATTGGTACCGATAACGGACTTCAAACAAGCATGGAATCTTTCAAAGCAAGTGAACGAAAGGCTTTTCATGGCCTTTGTTTGGCCGTTGTGCAGTCAAATGAAAAGCATGGTACAATAACTGTGCATGCAACGTCGGACGGAGTACGAGAGACCTCAATTATTATTACGGCAAAATAGAATCTTGATGAAACGCACATGTATGATCGGACAATGGAATAAAATAATCGCGAGATAATCGACCGTTACCATTTTCGTTGTTTGGTTTGTTCGTCTTTTATCAATTCGATGTCACAGCACGAATAGTGTATAAATCGGGCACATTCATCCCTCATCGACGTTTGTCGATGATCTGATTTTCGGTAACAATAATTGATGTCAGGGAATACGAGAGGAATTTTTGTTATCTATAAAAATAGAGCTTCGCTGTATCATTGTTCACAATGTAGAATATGTTTCTCGCTCTATCGAAAGCAATACCTTCATTCTTTGCATTGGGGAGCAGATATTTAATTATTACACCATGCTGTTTACTCCAGCTAAAAAATGCATTGGTCTCATCGCTTAAAATCCAAAATGTGTCGGTTAACTGATCGTACGAAACATCTGAATAATCGAGCGCAAAATTCAATGGATAGGACTGCGCAATAGCGTATGTGCTATCCAATTCAAACAATACCGATGGATCACGTTCATTGATAATATAAATGATGTGATCTTTACCTATTGTAATTCCTTCCGGACCTTTGTTTGACTTTGAGGAATATGATTCTGCTTTACGAAATAACACGTTTCCATTAAGATCCAGATGCACAATTTCTTTTGTGTATTCATCTACTATCCATAGCGTTGAGTCTGTAACATCAAACGCAATTCCCTCCAGATCAATTCCAGTATAGAGTAATTTCCTTTCGACCTTTCCGGCAGTATCGAGCATATAGACGTGCTGATCGCCTCCACTGACAACCCACATTTTTTGCAGCGTTTCTGAAAAAGCGATTCCTGATGGTTCAGCAAACGGAAGGGTAATTTCTGCAAGCAACTGTAATTCTTTTTGTGGAAAATTCGTTTCCAAAGAATTGCTCTTTTTGCAAGAGACACCTATCATTCCAAGGAAGAGTAGGGAAAATAAAAATTGAGGCGCCTTAAATATGCTCTTCATCTCTAAAAAGATTAATGTATTGAACAGCACTGACACTCTTGAGGTCTTTCACGAATTCAAGATAATCCTTATTTCGCTTGAGGCTGACATAGTAAGAAAATTCTTTTGAAACACCGCCTGACGGACTTTTAATATTAATGAGTTCGAACGAGGAACAGTATGTATGCATAATATTCTTGATCGTTGACACATCGTCGTCGGAATATTGAAGCTGGAGTAAAAATTGTTCGCCCCGGAACATATCCATGTTAATTTTTGACAGGAGATACAGGACAAAAGAAATGAATACCGTCCCCGCGACTGCAATTTTAAAATAGCCCACACCAGCAGCCATCCCGACGGCAAGTCCAAAGAAAATGTACACAATGTCGATCGTATCTTTCACTGCCGTTCTAAAACGGATGATGGAGAGTGCCCCGACCAATCCAAATGCCCGTGCGAGATTATTTCCAATGACCATCAGGACAAGCGAAGTAATAAGAGAAAGGGCTATAATGGAAATGACAAAACTGTTTGAGTACCCGGGTCCTCTATACGTCAAACGATACACCATCGAGATAATCAAACTGCAGAGCAGGCTTATAGTGAAACTGATTATAATCTGCGACAGTGTCGGGGAAAAAAGGTCAATTCCTTGAAGATTCTGCATGGTACTCTATTCCTTTGTTAATACTCATTGCGAACGAATGTATTCATCTTGACAGTCGATGAATCTTGCCTGTCAATCGAGGATGTATATTTTGATACTGCCAAACGTGTCAAATCATATTTTCCAAGTACACGGTTAATCCATTGAGGTAATACTTGAAAAAACTTCACTTCAAAAACAAATTCCGTTCTGTAAACATTTCTCAGGTTGCTTTCATCATAGAGTTCTAAATAGTTATTAACCGACTTACTCCGCAAATTTTTATCAAATGTTATTCTCAATTGTGAGCCAAATTTACACTCAAATGGTTCACGGTCATAGACAACCAATACCTTAGGTTCAAGATGCCTCAATTGATAATAATAATAAAAATATTCGAAGTCATCCTCGCCTCTTTCTATAAGGTTTGGAACATTCTGCGTATTCTTTAACACTTCATGCAAATCATGATAATACATTCCTGCCCGACTTTTCGAAATAAAGTTATCATGTTTACGCTTTATTTCAAAAAATATCTGATTGTTTTCATCCTGAGTATTGTACCCCCTAATTCTGAATTTCTTTCGCGTGTGGAGGCCGTCCAATTTTTCATAATAGCATTTATAGTCATGCGTATCGAGATAAATACTGCGCACGGTATATTCCTTTTCCGGACGCGCTGTCGCATATGCGTCATAATCGAGATATTTTAACAAATCGTTACGCAAATGATCCATTGAACGCAGTGGAACAAGATATTTGTATTCCAACCTGTTTTTCATTTTTTCAACACTATCTTCTTAAGCAATTGTAACGAGTAGTATCAAGGAAAGTGTTATCAATTCTCTAAAAGCGAAATCAAGTATTGTGTGATAGTCACTTTGGGAAGGATAATCTCGCCTCCAATCAAGAGACCGGGCACCATATTTAATTTTTGTGGATCGATAATGATGCGTGCATAAAGAATCTGTACGCCATTAAGAATTTTGACTTCCTTTGAAAGGGAATGTAAAACTCCCGTCACTTCGTCTGGAACATTTCTGAGCTCAATTTGTACTTGTTCACCTTCTCTTAAATACTGTGCGTTTTCAAATCGGACAGGAGCGTAGAGGATAAGCTTTGTTGTATTGTTAACAACAAGTAAAGTATCCTTCGAGTATTCCCTGAGAATATCTCCGGAGATAGGCGACGTGAGCACAAAATCTTTAAGTCTTTTCTTGAGAAGTTCTATCTCGCCAAGGTACGAATCTATCGTCGTCTTCAATACCTTGATATCTTCATTTTTACTACCTGTTAAATATACTTCAAGCTGCGCCCTATCAATTTCATTTTCAATTTCAGCTTGTCTCAGTTCCCAGAGTGCAGCATCATATTCTTCTTTTGAGATATATTCCTTTTTAAAAAGTTCTTTTGTTCTTTCAAATAACAGAGTCTTTTCTTGAGTTTTTGCTTCAGAGTATTTTATTTTTTTCTTCGCTTCATCTATCAAAGCTTGTTTTTCACCTGTACTCTTCGCAACTAAATCTGCTTGTGCTATTAAGATGATGCCTCTCAATTGTGTGAGGCGTTCATGTAATCGGCTCGAATAGACAATACCAACTGTATCACCAGCCATAAGAGAGGTTTTTGATTCTATAGAAGGGACGAAATTAAAGTTCATCGATTCCCCGCGTTCAAACTGAACAACAGAGATGTTGTTAGAAGCACCAGATTTGAAATGAATGACACTGGATACGATCTGGCCTTCTACGCCTTTGGCCAACACCCATTTTTGAATGGGCTGCACCTCAAAATATGTACGTATACTATGAGGAACTTTTACTTCAAACATGATGAGTACAAGAAGGAGACTTACTGCAAGAGAACTAACATAGATACTATTTTTTGATCTTTTTTTAAGCATCGTAATAGAACTGTATGATTATTGGAATCTGTAATTATAAAGAGCAGCGTTGAGTATATATTGAACTGAATGTTATATTTTACAGCTTATCAATACGGTTAAATTGTGTAAAAGAAATTCTTTTATTTTTTTGTTATTCTTGAAAGATACTTGTCCTGGAATATTCCTGACTTATTTGATCCTTATAAGAGAATCCCTTTATTTCAATAAAACGAGTTTTTTGGTTTCAATAAAGGAACCTGCTTGCAAGCGATAAAAGTAAATACCGCTGGGAAATCCAACGGCATTCCAATAAACAGAATGAACGCCGGCCTGTTTTTGTTCATTGACCAATAATGCTATTTCGCGTCCAAGTAAATCAAATATTTTTAATGTTACCATTTTTTTGTCCGGTATGCAAAATGTAATACATGTTGTCGGATTGAAGGGATTGGGGTAATTTTGTTCCAATACATAGGTGGTCGGATGAATTCGTTCTGTTTGTTCTTCCACGCCTGTTACATAGTTTTGTCTTCCGGGCGAACCACCATATTGCCCTGATCTGTTCCAATTTTCCGGAAGTGTATGTCCTTTTTCAGGATCCAATAAAATGAGACTATATCCTTGACCATCTGCTTCGAGAGGCCATGGAGATTGATTTGTGTATGCAACACTATCGACGAGCATACTGTTCGGAGTGAAGAGACGAACCTGGTCTTTTCCTCCAAATCCAAATGGAATATTTCCCGAAAAAGTAATCACATCCGGGTATACCAATTTGAATGCTGCAGTATCGCCACATAATATCCAGTACCCCTGAGCAGGAATTATAGTACCATCAGGAAGACTGAAAGCATGTGCATTATCCTCGTCTTTGATAATCCACCTTGAAATATCTTGATCCGTCGACTGTGGATTGTATAATTCAATCCAATCTTTTGAGTCCATGTTCGTCGGTGCGTTGTACATAATCTCGTTCACCACGATAGAACCGATAGTCAGCGCTGTTGAATCCGCTCTCCCCATATTTGTTCCACGCATCCCCATATGTACTCCAGGTGAACCCGGAAGGAGATAATAATAAGGATCGAATTGCGGTACTCCAGTTATACAAGACGGCGAAGCATCATAAACAGAATCATTGGTCATCGAGTATGAAATATTCAAAGCGCCTGCAACCGGTGCATTCGTACCGTAGAGGTAATTCCAAACGTTGTGATCCCTGTTATGATAGACGATGGTGTTGGTTACTTTTAAGAAATCCTTATAATTTGTACCGGTGTAATTATCGCCAACACGCAGTCCATCGATTCGATTATCAACGGCAACACAGTGATCGACAAACAAAAATGGCCCCTTGCTTACTCCATTGTCCGTCCAGCCGGCTTCAAATCCTTGATCATTTTTCAACGCAACCGTATTAAAGACCATGATCGTATCGCCACCAGAAGCAGCAACACCTTCATGAACAAAATCTTCTAACCAACAGTTGGAAACTTTCAATCGTGAACTATGTTGATCGATGGCATCATCCTTACCCGTAATAAAATAACATCGATCGATGATGGAATATTGTGGATATTTTGGATTTACATAATCGATGTGAAAACCATCGGTATCGATGTCTTCGGTATAACTTGCATTGTTGTCGTCAGGCATATTCATAAGATGGCTATTGGTGTATCGCAACAGCACTCTATGAAATTCTCCACCGTGCCAGACGAATGAAGAGACGGAATTTTGTACGGTTGCTGTGCCATCCTGCATACCGAAGACCTTTCCCGGTGAATAGAGAAAGAAACACTGGTTGAATGTGAATGCCGAATTATTTTTCCCGAAGAATATATGCTGGTGTCCCGTATGCCATCCGTCATTGGTTGGATATCCTTTTGAAAGATCTCCCCCACCATTGAATATCATACAATACTCAAATGTCGCATTTGCATTATCATATTCCATCCCGCCCCAAGGTTCTGATCGATTTTCTGAAGTGATAACAACTGGCTCCTCTGCGCTTCCTTGAACTGTGAATTCTCCTCGGACATAGAAATTGACATACTTTTTCACAATGATCCATGTTCCAGGATGAACAATCAAATGACAACCAACGGGAATTGTAATATCTCCTTCAAGAAGTCTGTCCGCAGTATTATCCCAGATTACTTCTCCCGCTGGAAGATTACCAGAATACGAGAGAGTAGGGACTGTTGAGATCTCGATTTGTTTTCCTGCAGCAGAAACATGAGCATTTTGCACGCTTAACATAAAAGAAGAACTCGCATTGAATTGAACATAGCCCGTCCCAGCTCCCCGCTTTATCGCTATCACAGTATCCGTATGAGCACCATTGAATATTATATTCATCGGCGTTTGCTCAATCGGATTAATTTCTCCGTTTGCATCTCGAATCCGCACTACAAAAGGAAGATATTGCCCTGGCTTTATTCGTTTCGGAGCGATAAGTTCTGCATTCGCAGATCCAATTGGAGTAAATACAGCAGAAATGGTTGTATCACTAGTAAGATTCACGTTGACCGTCTTATTCGCTGTTTGCGAAGTACTTCCCCAGCCGGAGAATTGATATCCTGGATCAGGAAGTGCTGTTACCGTAACTGGTATTCCGCAGAAGTATTTTCCCGACCATGGAGAAGTTGCTATTGTAACGGTATTGACAAGGATCTTGCCGCTCCCGGAAATGTTAACAGTAAGATTCGCTTCTCCGGAAAGACCGAAATATGTCTGAATCTGCTGCCGGAGGATGGCAGGCCGCTGGTTGGCAAAACTCTTTACGGATTCTACATTTATGTTCCATTGAGCAACTGTGTTGTTCCACTTAGCAACATCCGCCGGGATTTCAGATTCAATAATCCCGACTAAAGAATCGATGATCATCGTTACGTTCTCAGGTCGGAATGTGGTATTCAATAAATCAGCGATCCTGTTAATGAACTTAACCCGGTACGATTGATTCTGCAGTAATTTTTTTGTGATGAGTGTGTCGAGATATACATCGATGGGATTATAT encodes:
- a CDS encoding CotH kinase family protein produces the protein MYNLRLFFFIGMMLTVHCNSFAQHSSLYINEFMASNILAYENTNGDYEDWIEIYNSSASSIDIAGFYLTDNLGSNNHWQIPSGQQTKTTIPAYGYLVLYADELPGLGANHLSFKLSGARGQIVLLGTDNTTILDSISYESQFRDISYGRSPDGSGQWMFITDFTPGRTNKPGYKTFVLPPTIDQTAGFYQSLTVTVQPAAIGDTIRFTLDGSDPTGASTQYTIPVEITQTSIFKARSFKSGTLPSQITTKAFFVAHHDLPVLALMTDPKNLYDPATGIYVNDKDGRAWERYGEMEYFENQSLAFHIPLGLRIQGNTGPTDYHKKSFRTYFRKGYGNERLVYPLIPDNPVTSFSEIVLRSGYDDNMEPVPYKGTLVRDPLVGKLWRTMGALSPYDRLAVLYLNNSYNGIYDLKESINDAYISDHKGYSDIDMFRTRWDSLETQYGNRVKWDELVRFFSSNSFVSDTKIAEASRLLDLDNYTDLLALTHATEYKSYAYGTFAFRQKTDNARWEWTIWDTDRTYTEVTWNGFTTRYNPIDVYLDTLITKKLLQNQSYRVKFINRIADLLNTTFRPENVTMIIDSLVGIIESEIPADVAKWNNTVAQWNINVESVKSFANQRPAILRQQIQTYFGLSGEANLTVNISGSGKILVNTVTIATSPWSGKYFCGIPVTVTALPDPGYQFSGWGSTSQTANKTVNVNLTSDTTISAVFTPIGSANAELIAPKRIKPGQYLPFVVRIRDANGEINPIEQTPMNIIFNGAHTDTVIAIKRGAGTGYVQFNASSSFMLSVQNAHVSAAGKQIEISTVPTLSYSGNLPAGEVIWDNTADRLLEGDITIPVGCHLIVHPGTWIIVKKYVNFYVRGEFTVQGSAEEPVVITSENRSEPWGGMEYDNANATFEYCMIFNGGGDLSKGYPTNDGWHTGHQHIFFGKNNSAFTFNQCFFLYSPGKVFGMQDGTATVQNSVSSFVWHGGEFHRVLLRYTNSHLMNMPDDNNASYTEDIDTDGFHIDYVNPKYPQYSIIDRCYFITGKDDAIDQHSSRLKVSNCWLEDFVHEGVAASGGDTIMVFNTVALKNDQGFEAGWTDNGVSKGPFLFVDHCVAVDNRIDGLRVGDNYTGTNYKDFLKVTNTIVYHNRDHNVWNYLYGTNAPVAGALNISYSMTNDSVYDASPSCITGVPQFDPYYYLLPGSPGVHMGMRGTNMGRADSTALTIGSIVVNEIMYNAPTNMDSKDWIELYNPQSTDQDISRWIIKDEDNAHAFSLPDGTIIPAQGYWILCGDTAAFKLVYPDVITFSGNIPFGFGGKDQVRLFTPNSMLVDSVAYTNQSPWPLEADGQGYSLILLDPEKGHTLPENWNRSGQYGGSPGRQNYVTGVEEQTERIHPTTYVLEQNYPNPFNPTTCITFCIPDKKMVTLKIFDLLGREIALLVNEQKQAGVHSVYWNAVGFPSGIYFYRLQAGSFIETKKLVLLK